One region of Vicinamibacteria bacterium genomic DNA includes:
- a CDS encoding NAD-dependent epimerase/dehydratase family protein has protein sequence MRALLIGGSGFIGSHVARALEQHGYDVVVFHRGNTVAKNQIWEIDGCSAPTPLRCGPPNQTWSST, from the coding sequence ATGCGCGCTCTATTAATCGGAGGCAGTGGCTTCATCGGGTCACACGTCGCTCGAGCGCTAGAGCAGCACGGCTACGACGTCGTCGTCTTTCACCGCGGCAACACAGTTGCCAAGAATCAGATCTGGGAGATCGACGGGTGCTCCGCGCCCACACCGCTTCGCTGTGGACCGCCGAACCAGACGTGGTCATCGACCTGA